From the Lolium rigidum isolate FL_2022 chromosome 2, APGP_CSIRO_Lrig_0.1, whole genome shotgun sequence genome, one window contains:
- the LOC124688126 gene encoding protein MODIFYING WALL LIGNIN-1, which produces MEKGGGRGLPCRPAVCGIVVLLCATAFSCSLAAEFRRVKDKDMKLDGSLCSLPKSPAFELGVAAIAFLTVAQLVGTTAAATTMRASTCSKPGKPAVTRGRAASVALLVLSWLCFALAVVLLATAASMNSGQRYGRGWMDGDCYVARTGVFGGAAALVVVTALLILGLTFVTKPAPAGISTMAARSCARGDTACTATIRVGAATGADAEHPGGRSRQ; this is translated from the exons ATGGAGAAGGGCGGCGGCAGGGGGCTGCCCTGCCGGCCCGCGGTCTGCGGCATCGTCGTCCTGCTCTGCGCCACCGCCTTCTCCTGCTCCCTCGCCGCCGAATTCCGCAGAGTCAAG GATAAGGACATGAAGCTGGACGGCAGCCTCTGCTCCCTGCCCAAGAGCCCCGCCTTCGAGCTCGGCGTCGCCGCCATCGCCTTCCTCACCGTCGCGCAGCTCGTCGGCACCACCGCGGCGGCCACCACCATGCGCGCCTCCACCTGCTCCAAGCCCGGCAAGCCCGCGGTCACCAGAGGCCGCGCCGCGTCCGTCGCGCTACTGGTCCTCTCATG GCTGTGCTTCGCGCTGGCCGTGGTCCTgctggcgacggcggcgagcATGAACAGCGGGCAGCGCTACGGCCGGGGCTGGATGGACGGCGACTGCTACGTCGCCAGGACGGGCGTcttcggcggcgccgccgcgctcgtcGTCGTCACGGCGCTCCTCATCCTCGGCCTCACCTTCGTCACCAAACCGGCGCCGGCTGGCATCTCGACGATGGCCGCCAGGTCGTGCGCCAGAGGAGACACCGCCTGCACAGCTACCATTCGTGTCGGCGCGGCAACGGGTGCGGACGCGGAACATCCGGGCGGGCGATCCAGGCAATGA